The segment ACTGTGCCGAGAGGTCTTCCAGCCAGCCGTTTTTGGCCCAGATGGGCACTTCGTAGGTGCCGACAGTGGCAATGTCGAAGGTGCCTGCTCCGGACGCCACATCCAGGGTGATCTTCTGACGGAGTTCGTTCTCGGGGAGGACCACCCATTTGACTTTGATGTCAGGGTAGGCTTTCTCAAACTCTGGGGTGAGTTTTTGCATGGTGACCATGTCCGGGTTGTTCACGGTGGCAATGGTGATGGTGGTGGCAAAGGCGGATGACCCCAAGCCCAAGAGCAGGCTTAATGCGAAAAACTTCTTCATGTGTATTCCTCCCTGTTGCGGGACCAAAGGTGGGTGCCAGAACTTTGAGATGTTCTGTATGGTAAATGCCATTCTGGACGTGGATGGACTCGCGTCCATAGTAAAGCACACTTTTGCCATCATTGTCTAGTGGCAACTGGGGTATTCTGTAAAGTGACATCCGTCACTTGTTCACTTTGGCTCCAACCCACCATTCTTGATCCACAGGAGATCCATGCCGACCATCAGTGATGTAGCCAAACTCGCCGGAGTATCCCCCACCACCGCCAAACGTGCCCTGAGTGAGCCCCACAAATTGCTTCCCCAGACCCTGGAAAAAGTGCAGTGGGCCATCAAAGAACTCGACTATGAACCAGACTTGACGGCCAGTGCGCTGGGACGAGGAAAAAGCAATGCTGTTGGACTGCTGGTGGCCAACATCCGGGAGCCTTTTTTTGCCGAGCTGGCCGATCAGGTGGGCACCCTGCTGCGGGCGGAGGGATACAGTTTGCTGCTGGCAGACAGCAAATTCAATGGGGAACTGGAGTTGCAGAATTTAAAACTTCTGGCGGGTCATCGGGTGAGTGCCCTGATTGTGCGCCCAGCCTATGGCCGCAACAACCGGGATTATTTGCTCAAAATGCAAGACAAGGGCACCTACATCATTGAAGTGGACCACCATGCCCTCACCAGTCCATTCGATTTTGTCATGCTGGACCACCAGCAGAGTGTCATGTTGGGGTTGCAGCACCTGTGGAACCTGGGACACACCCGCATTGCTGCGCTGGGAAGTTACGATCCCATCCACCATCCTGAGTGGCGGAGTTTCACCTTTGAGACGGCCATGACCCAGATGGGCCTGTCTGTGCCAGAGGGTTACCGTCAGATCGTGCCCTTGACCGAGGAAGGGGGTTACCAGAGAACCAGGGAGTTGCTCTCTCTTGCCGAGCGTCCCACTGCTGTTTTTGCCCTGAATGGCACAGAGGGCATGGGGGCTTTCCGGGCCATCCGAGAAGCAGGTTTGCGCATCCCAGAAGACATTTCTCTGCTGACATTTGACAATTACCCCTGGACAGGTCTGGTGTCTCCGGGCATTGATGCCATTGAGCAGCCAGTGACAGAAATGAGTACCGTGCTTGTCCGAAGAATTCTGGAAGGAGAAAACCGTTCTGTAGAGCTTTTTGGACAACAATTTCCTGGGCGCTTGGTGGTGCGGGGCAGTTGTGCCAGACCACGCTAAGGCTTGCACGCCCTAGTTAATGGACGCGGGTCCATT is part of the Deinococcus roseus genome and harbors:
- a CDS encoding LacI family DNA-binding transcriptional regulator; amino-acid sequence: MPTISDVAKLAGVSPTTAKRALSEPHKLLPQTLEKVQWAIKELDYEPDLTASALGRGKSNAVGLLVANIREPFFAELADQVGTLLRAEGYSLLLADSKFNGELELQNLKLLAGHRVSALIVRPAYGRNNRDYLLKMQDKGTYIIEVDHHALTSPFDFVMLDHQQSVMLGLQHLWNLGHTRIAALGSYDPIHHPEWRSFTFETAMTQMGLSVPEGYRQIVPLTEEGGYQRTRELLSLAERPTAVFALNGTEGMGAFRAIREAGLRIPEDISLLTFDNYPWTGLVSPGIDAIEQPVTEMSTVLVRRILEGENRSVELFGQQFPGRLVVRGSCARPR